In Ptychodera flava strain L36383 chromosome 6, AS_Pfla_20210202, whole genome shotgun sequence, the sequence AGAAGTGAGCTCATGTCGCACAGATGTCCGTATGTCTGCCCGTCTATCTGTCCATTAGaatgatatctcaagaacgggtTATTGTATTTGAACCAAATCTTGTACATAGATCTGTTTGGGAATGGCAAACCCTGATTTTTTTTGGGTTGGTGCAGCTTGCATTATTAGTAATAATTCCCATGATAATTTGTTAAGAAATCATACATTCTCAGAATGGCAGTTATCATATTCTATGAATCTATTTACTTATGTCAATTAAGGAACCATCTGGCAGATTTCAAGGTCATGTAGAAGTGTTATGATAACGGCAatgctcacttgcatatttaatgaactttcctaataataGGGATTTACATCTGGATTTACttgacaaaattgatgaaacatggtatgtACATTGAAATTACAATGATATTGCAGTAACtgaaagtcatttttcactgttACCTCAGctaattaatattatataggccTAGGGCTCaacccttggtgtcgcgccagaggTTAAGATTAGAACTTTCATTCCCCTCTGAAGATGCACAGTCGTCGCTTACATGGTCAATAATAGTGTTGATTCTTGATTAGTAATAAGAAAGAATAAGAtggaattaattgttacttgctatatacattaataCTGCCACTACACATTGCGTaaacaataaattcaaacacCAAGGTTACCCTCAAAAAGTTGAacataaattggcaatttttaccatgataacagcccaCTGTGTTTAATAGGGGatgtattgtgccatcattatcgtTGCAATTGCAACTGTACTGCCAAACTTCCAATTGCAAGTTGAAAACTAGCGTTTCGTGTagaactggcaatttttgcatttaGTTATTGACACACAGGGCACTTTTCTGACCGTAACGCTGATCGTCTTCAAATTCTTGACCTTGGTAACATGCACGACAGTTTCTCTCATTTTATCTTTTTAGGCGTGGcggtaacgatattttgtatcaatgaCGAGGTGGAGAATAAAACTTACTGGCTAATGGCCGTATATATTTTAATAATGGCgggtggaaaaaaataatttgcacgtttAGTATTTATGTCCAAGCACTCAAAAACATGGCAGCGCGCACGTATTTAGTTGGGtgcacttccggttactcggaCGTATATTAAACCTTCGCATGCGTAGTTAGGGCGCCACTGGGTTAactattaatttgcatattaatgaactttgcggCTTAGAGTTAGATATCTGGATTGACACGACCAAATTGACGAAATATATTATGCATatggaagatactatgatataacagtGATGAAAGTCAGTTAACATTCCTACATAATCTAATTTCTACTTTGCATATTGACGAACATTAGTTTAGAATGTATAAATAAAGATAGTCTTGACAAAATTCGCAAAAATTGCAGTGTTAATTTAAGATACCACGACAAAACATTAAAGAAAACGTATAGCATTTTACATCAGCTGATAACTAATTTGCTTATTTAGCATATTGACGAACATTTTAGTTTAGAATGTATATATAAGGATAGACTTATCCTTAATtcggaaagttcattaaatatgaaattagGAATTAGCACAAGCacaaatgctgaatgactttcaagaatgactttgaataatgttgtatcatagcatgttcaatgtacatagcaagtttcgacaaaatatatatccctaataaggaaagttcattaaatatacaaattcggaataggctgaagtaaaaatgcttcatgactttcaagaatgttgtgtCATAGTATCTTAATTATAATTAGCAAATTTCGTCAACCTTGgcctagtcaattcagatatatatccctaattaggaaatttcattaaatatgcaaattaagatatatatccctaaataggaaatatcattaaatatgcgaatTAAGATtggctgaaatgaaaatgcttaacgactttcaatatttttatattataatatctttaatgtacatagcgaatttcatcaactttggtcaagtcaattcagatatatatcctcaattaggaaagttcattaaatatgcaaattagcaattatctttcatgttacCCCGAAATACCTTCCACGGCTAatatatcctggtgtgaccaacatttgtagcaattcTCATGAAACattgtgcagtcgttctcaatgtatatccattttttctaaactcattaattatgcaaatgagcaaaacgtatgcaagccacacccatcAAATATACCCATCTGAGAAACAGCTTTACTTGTTGTAGATGACGCAGCtgttaaaattatgaaatattagttCTGTAATACGCATAGTAAACCCTTTCTACTTCAAAATTATCTCATCGACGATTATCTTGTAACCATAACTTGTAACTGCGATACTTATGTATAGGTTATCGTTGTTAAAGtgcaaataaaattaatttcttacaCAATGAATACTGGATCGTCTAATGTATGGATCGTGTAAGAATATTGTACAATTTGAGAAAAAGAGAGTATATAATAATGCTTGAGAGTCGAAAGGTGTACTTCTTGTTCACGTTACTGCCAGACTTATGTCAACATTGTCCGTGTGAAGCGTTGATCTTTTAGGGAGATTTTCATCGACTTGAACTTGAGGGTGTCATTGATAACTAACTCTATATGCCTCTTGATCTTGTAGATTGGAATCTGCGGCAGGACGGGTAGTGGAAAGTCATCACTGGCCCTTGCCCTGTTCAGGATCAtcaacactttcaaaggtaTTGGACCTGATGTTTCTTATTTTGCATGTATTtagaaagagaagaaagtcaaCGGAAAACAAACCagcaaaaataaaagtgcgaagaATCCTGTTTTGATTTATGTTCGTTtcgttgtatgtatgtatcaggaCGCATTGTAATTGATGGGATTGACATCAGCCGCGTGCCTTTGTTGACACTTCGTGAGAGACTCGTCATCATACCGCAAGACTCAGTGCTCTTCGCTGGAACGATCAGGtaaattaaaaatcaaaacagcttTAAAATAGCCATCGACCGTGTGGCATAGCAATACAAAATCAATGGATTTTGCTCGAATTTCAGGATTGTTCCACTTCTCAGAGACTTTACCCAGGTATTTGAAGATAACCTTTGTCATCGCTTCTTTCTTTCGAAGGTTTAACCTTGACCCCGAGTACAAGAAAACTGACGATGAAATATGGGAAGCTTTAGAAGTAGCTCAGTTGAAAGGGATTGTTGCCGAACTTGACAATCGACTAGGTGAGCTCGGTATATCTAACGGGccgtgaaaaaaatcatagagGAATGCTTGTTAACATAGAATGTTATGCAATATAAGATATTAATGTTACTAATAGTGGTAGAATAGCCCTGGTAGTTAGACCAACCTTTGTGTGAATCATCAATAAGACCATAAGGACAATACCGAACAAAACGGTCTTTATCCGCTATTCCCTATCATCAGGAAGGAAACATAAAAATTATTCTGTTGCAATTATGACCAAGTTGATAACTTGAAGGGAGGAAACTTACCTGACGATTCTTTATTCAAATTAGTTCTCGCAAGTTCTCGTTCGTTAATTATTGTGTTTAGTAGTGAATTCTGTCCTATTCCATGGTGCAGCTCGCTTCTGGTGAGTACTTTACGTTTTTAGAGGGTGTGATTTCCATGATTGGCGGGTACTGCGGTTGTAGTCTAATTTATTGAAAGATCTTTTTTGGCTCGTTGTTGCTCGTTATCGTCGCGTTCTATCTAGTTCTAGCTCCGATACCGATTACTGATCGTTAGTGGTCGTTATTGCTAGTAACTAGATTTACAACCTCCCATACATTGAAACAACATTTATCGATGTTATATAATAATTCATACTGTGTAATACTACATGCTATATACATATCATTTATCCTTACCAAAATATATATCTGTCTTATGCTTATCTTCTTCTGAACTTCCAGACTCACATGTCTCAGAAGAAGGTGATAATTTCAGTGTTGGTCAAAGACAGCTGATCTGCCTTGCCAGGGCGTTTCTCAGGAATGCAAAGATCCTTGTTATGGACGAAGCGACGGCATCAATCGATGTTAAGACGGTCAGTATCTCTTTGAAGGAAATCAAGTAATCTAAGATTACTGCAAACGTAATAAGAGTCAAAATGTCTCTTTGCTAACATTGATGGTATGCACATTCTAAAATCATCCGCAAGTATCGACAAAGATCCAATATACCTTCATTCTAGTAGATTTCTCAGTATAGTATCTAAATATCGTTGTGTCATTCAGTCGATACACGCACCTTACTGCATGCCTAGTGGGATTTAAATCACGCTGTTCCCATGGCGCTAGGGCATTTCCTGGAGAATTGATACTGAGATTAATTTCATGGCACAGTGTCGTTAACGGTTCAATTGTTTATTAAAAAACAAAGTTGATTCATCAGTAACTTCTTCTGTTTATTACCTATAATGTTCGCCATTTCAAATCTTTATAGGTAACTCTTTGTGACATTTTGCAGTCGAGTTTGTTTTTAATGATAATACGAacttacaaaagaaaaaaaatcagatgaATTACAAAACTTTTGCCATTCATTTTATACTGATACATCGTAAAATACGTTCGTATACCTACGAACTTTAATAATTTCCGGTTTTCGTTGTGCATACATACTTTGAAAGTGACAGTTGTCTTTCTGCTTGGCTATTGTTTAGGACGCAATATTACAAAGTGTCATATCCACTGCATTCGCCGACAGGACAGTATTAACCATCGATGTAAGTAGTGGCATTATAATTCCATGTTTCCAGTCATACCAACTTCGAtcatttcataatgattaagatcactgacaaaataTCAGAAACCATTTGTTATGAAAGTTGGTGTTACAGCGGTTTTAATGCAAGGCGTCACGGCGATGTCAAGAAATCACGTCCAAAACGCGTGACTTTACACAACAAGTAGATAAAATCCCATTATTTGATACATATATCACACAGATGATATTTTCCTCTGGTCCAGCCAATACACTGTCTATTATTGGCAAAAGTGAAAAAACACAAACGGGTATTCTTTCTGCAAATACTCATGCGACCCTGTGCTTGAcgaaatgaaaattttgtgagaatTTCAGCATCTCCTGATCTGTCAGTTTTCCTTTGTAAGATTTTAAAAGGCTGTCCTCAATCGCGCCATTGTAATTGTTAATGTATTTACCAATGCATgcattatcaaaacaaaatttggaaattaaTTCGAAAAAAATTTCCGAAGATTATTTTTACTGATATCGGACCGCATGACAAGTGTGCGAAGTatctttttgaatatatttcctctttaggccagagaaaaaaatcttgttcatcggattttttggaccaagttccaggagcggcgagcgaatttttttattttttttttttaggccgaaggtaaacgcggttctctggcatttttgcacagatgcagacaaggcaagataattgtttccctttttaccagaaatatctcagacaagaaacactgatgctggtaactgaattcaatactatatttcccaacaataatatagtgtttgcacaacatattctgagtatttcaacattctcccagaataaaactgaaatgtacagcaaatcactgaaatccaacaattcagtattgtcctttaatattgtcctggtgggacctagcatctgagttttttcattttactttggccccatgttttggcctctttaccactgtctctacacattttacacaatggtttAACAACattgtactgtgatcggagtgaagttatatagtcatcattcagaaggCTATCTTGTACTCCACAATAGAAACAGCAAGCTTCAAAtgatactttaacatcgacgcaaccatgtgttttgtcattgccgtaaatttttatactttcgatgcaattttcattcgatcggatgcaccgtccatctgctgtcacgatcttgttgaacaaatcgccgaacgtaatatcaggacaaacactgaatagcgtctttggaactaactgttggccatcacgt encodes:
- the LOC139135334 gene encoding ATP-binding cassette sub-family C member 9-like isoform X2, producing MFGDLTWMLRMFAECETSMNSLERIEHYTNIQPQEYRGTYTPSPGWPEKGNIRFEDVSFKYAADQEPILKDVNVNFKAGEKIGICGRTGSGKSSLALALFRIINTFKGRIVIDGIDISRVPLLTLRERLVIIPQDSVLFAGTIRFNLDPEYKKTDDEIWEALEVAQLKGIVAELDNRLDSHVSEEGDNFSVGQRQLICLARAFLRNAKILVMDEATASIDVKTDAILQSVISTAFADRTVLTIDHRISTILDSDSVLVLSEGKVVEFGSPKKLQIQDGSEFASLVNQS